The Fragaria vesca subsp. vesca linkage group LG2, FraVesHawaii_1.0, whole genome shotgun sequence genome includes a window with the following:
- the LOC101313478 gene encoding zinc finger CCCH domain-containing protein 46-like yields the protein MGSLQYEVTNLLLGKIKALEPENAIKIMGYLLIQDLGENDLMRLAYGPDTLLHSLIVRAKIQLGLTTNTSSSSASSTPSSPSPLNPIARPTSASNPFSQSSPRIPNGGFDYGKNPSSPSSNSWPLSAFPSNSISPKSSPLLSYDNIRAGAGGAGSVSLPLHSRHSGKDGDVWSGNDLIDEHQLNEYLSFLNESSSSSRPDDFIDPRLELGHGIPDWAHSLNNGDSPLHRRSYSASDACFGTEDAALGGGFKPCLYFARGFCKNGSNCKFVHGSFGESVDAAGGGIGSPSKFDGFEQLQHEEMLRLKAAAHQQRLVAAAASQFMAGGPSSPYNKYMNFLLQQQNDPQRAAAIMMAEDFYKYGRCRPERNDLLAMASVEKATSASRQIYLTFPAESTFRDEDVSEYFSKYGPVQDVRIPYQQKRMFGFVTFVYPETVRLILSKGNPHFICESRVLVKPYKEKGKVLDKRQQQHQERGEFSPCLSPAGLDSRDPYELQLGGRMLFDTQEMLLRRKLEEQAELQQAIELQGRRLMNLQLPDFKNNRLPQHYIPHHFRSLSMGAPVPLSPQSHAQINQNVIPFDSFKQEVAEGLDDMPTASFSMSATVSEQQLQKQVNNANDEGKEQSSDVEAHDLQERVEQVLPDSLFASPKNSGGDHTTAKDPNETIVVSENNSSTSVVVSENNSSTSVNSATCVASQ from the exons ATGGGTTCTTTACAGTATGAAGTCACTAACCTACTGCTCGGAAAGATCAAGGCTTTGGAGCCTGAAAATGCCATCAAAATCATGGGTTATCTTCTCATACAAGATCTCGGTGAGAATGATTTGATGCGGTTGGCTTATGGCCCAGATACCCTTTTGCACTCTCTGATTGTCAGGGCTAAAATCCAGTTGGGACTTACTACCAACACTTCATCTTCTTCTGCATCTTCCACTCCCTCTTCTCCTTCCCCTCTGAACCCAATAGCCAGACCCACCAGCGCCTCCAACCCATTCTCTCAGTCCTCCCCAAGAATCCCAAACGGTGGTTTTGACTATGGTAAAAACCCATCTTCTCCTTCCTCCAATTCTTGGCCTCTTTCTGCCTTCCCCTCCAACTCCATTAGCCCCAAGTCCAGTCCTCTGCTTTCCTATGATAACATCCGCGCCGGGGCTGGAGGAGCGGGGTCGGTTTCACTTCCCTTGCATTCCAGGCACTCCGGCAAAGATGGTGATGTTTGGTCCGGTAATGATCTCATTGACGAGCACCAACTCAATGAGTACTTATCATTCTTGAATGAGTCCTCCTCCTCTTCCAGGCCTGACGATTTCATTGATCCCCGGCTTGAATTGGGTCATGGGATTCCGGACTGGGCTCATTCTCTCAACAATGGTGACTCTCCTTTGCACAGGAGGAGCTATTCGGCTAGTGATGCCTGTTTCGGGACTGAAGATGCTGCCCTGGGAGGGGGGTTCAAGCCGTGCCTCTACTTTGCTAGAGGGTTTTGCAAGAATGGGAGCAATTGCAAGTTTGTGCATGGCAGTTTTGGCGAGTCAGTGGATGCGGCCGGTGGTGGCATTGGCTCCCCGAGTAAGTTTGATGGTTTTGAGCAGCTACAGCATGAGGAGATGCTGAGGTTGAAGGCTGCTGCTCATCAGCAGAGATTAGTTGCTGCTGCTGCTTCTCAGTTTATGGCTGGAGGGCCATCGTCTCCTTACAACAAGTATATGAATTTCCTCTTGCAACAGCAAAACGATCCCCAAAG AGCTGCGGCAATCATGATGGCGGAAGACTTTTACAAATATGGACGGTGCCGACCTGAAAGGAACGACCTTCTGGCAATGGCTTCTGTTGAAAAGGCCACTTCTGCTTCCAGGCAGATCTACTTGACATTTCCAGCTGAGAGCACCTTTAGAGATGAAGATGTTTCAGAATACTTCAG CAAGTATGGGCCAGTTCAAGATGTACGAATTCCATACCAGCAGAAAAGAATGTTTGGGTTCGTTACATTTGTCTACCCAGAAACTGTCAGGCTCATACTGTCAAAAGGGAATCCACATTTTATATGTGAGTCGCGTGTGCTTGTCAAGCCCTATAAGGAGAAGGGAAAAGTCCTGGATAA GAGGCAACAACAACATCAAGAGAGGGGAGAATTTTCTCCATGTTTGAGCCCTGCTGGTCTTGATTCCAGAGATCCATATGAACTCCAACTGG GAGGAAGAATGCTCTTTGATACACAGGAGATGCTATTGAGAAGAAAATTAGAGGAGCAGGCTGAATTGCAGCAAGCCATTGAACTCCAAGGGAGAAGATTAATGAATCTGCAGCTGCCTGATTTCAAGAATAACCGCTTACCCCAGCACTATATACCCCATCACTTTCGCAGTCTATCTATGGGTGCTCCTGTTCCCTTGAGCCCTCAATCTCATGCCCAGATCAATCAAAATGTCATTCCATTTGATAGCTTCAAACAAGAAGTTGCAGAAG GCCTTGATGATATGCCAACTGCCTCATTTTCTATGTCTGCCACAGTTTCTGAGCAGCAACTTCAGAAACAAGTTAACAATGCCAATGACGAAGGCAAGGAGCAAAGCTCAGATGTTGAAGCTCATGATCTTCAAGAACG TGTGGAGCAGGTCCTTCCTGATAGCCTTTTTGCTTCTCCTAAGAATTCAGGTGGAGATCATACTACAGCCAAAGATCCTAACGAGACTATCGTAGTTTCTGAAAACAACTCATCAACATCTGTCGTAGTTTCTGAAAACAACTCATCAACATCTGTCAATTCTGCCACTTGTGTGGCTTCTCAGTAG